The Mesorhizobium opportunistum WSM2075 DNA window GGCCTTGCGTCCGGCAACCTCGTCCTTGGCGGGGTGCACCGGCCAGATTTCGCCGGCAAAGCCCATCTTGATCGATTGCGCCACGACGGCGGCGGCCTGCACGCCGCCGAACACGGCGATCGATTTCGGGCGTAAAAGGCGCTCAAGCTTATGCATATGTCATGCCCCGAACGGGCGCAGCAGCGCCCGCGAAATGATGTGACGCTGGATTTCCGACGTGCCTTCCCAGATGCGTTCGACGCGGGCGTCACGCCAGATGCGTTCCAGCGGCAGGTCGTCCATCAACCCCATGCCGCCATGGATCTGGATGGCCTCGTCAGCGACGAAAGCGAGCATTTCGGTGGCCTTCAGCTTGGCCATGGCCATGTCCTGGTCGGTGACTGTGCCTTGATCGTACTTCCAGCCGGCTTCGAACACCATCAGGTCGGCAGCCTTGAGTTCAGTCGCCATGTCGGCGAGCTTGAACGACACGCCCTGGAACTTGCCGATCTGCTGGCCGAACTGCTGGCGCTGCGCGGAATATTCGATGGCATGGCCGAGCGCCCGCTCGGCGCGGCCGAGACAGGTGGCGCCGACCTGCAGGCGGGTGGCGCCGAGCCAGGAATTGGCGACGTCAAAGCCCTTGTGGACTTCGCCGAGGACCTGGCTTGCGGGCAGACGGCAATCGTCGAATTCGAGAATGGCGTTGGTGTAGCCGCGATGCGAGACGTTGCGGTAGCCATCGCGCACCGTGAAACCCTTGGTGCCCTTGTCGACGAAGAAGGCGGTGATCTTCTTGCGTTTGCCGCGCGCCGTTTCTTCCTCTCCCGAGGCCATGAAACAAATCGCGAAATCGGCAAGGTCGGCGTGGGAGA harbors:
- a CDS encoding acyl-CoA dehydrogenase family protein, with product MDFGLSEEQKLIVETTRAFVENELYPHEREVERTGVLRRELIEEIKAKAIEAGLYAANMPADVGGAGLDTVTWLLYEKELGRANYALHWTCVARPSNILLAGTPEQREKYLFPCIRGEKWDCLAMTEPGAGSDLRGMKATAVQDGDDWVLNGTKHFISHADLADFAICFMASGEEETARGKRKKITAFFVDKGTKGFTVRDGYRNVSHRGYTNAILEFDDCRLPASQVLGEVHKGFDVANSWLGATRLQVGATCLGRAERALGHAIEYSAQRQQFGQQIGKFQGVSFKLADMATELKAADLMVFEAGWKYDQGTVTDQDMAMAKLKATEMLAFVADEAIQIHGGMGLMDDLPLERIWRDARVERIWEGTSEIQRHIISRALLRPFGA